One genomic window of Quercus robur chromosome 6, dhQueRobu3.1, whole genome shotgun sequence includes the following:
- the LOC126690330 gene encoding secreted RxLR effector protein 161-like, translating into MEGVDYDETFAPVEDGELIVAQVYRDDIIFGSTKDEFAHGFSKLMQAEFEMSMIGELTHFLGLQIRQQDSGKSVDPSLYKSMIGSLLYLTTSRLDISYSVGVCARYQANLKESHITALKRIIKYVKTTAEFSVWYSKDTNDVLAGYSNADWAGNADDRKSTLRGCFYVGSNLVSWMSKKQNSISLSIVEAEYIVAGSCCTQLLWMQKLLYDYGIC; encoded by the exons ATGGAAGGAGTAGACTATGATGAGACATTTGCCCCAGTT GAAGATGGCGAGTTGATAGTTGCTCAAGTCTATAGAGATGATATCATCTTTGGGTCAACTAAGGATGAATTTGCTCATGGCTTCTCAAAACTCATGCAAGCAGAgttcgagatgagcatgattggagagctGACTCACTTTCTTGGATTGCAGAttcgtcaacaagattcag GCAAAAGTGTAGATCCTTCTCTCTATAAaagcatgataggtagtcttctCTACCTTACTACTAGTAGACTTGACATTAGTTACAGTGTtggagtgtgtgctagatatcaggcTAATCTCAAAGAATCCCATATAACTgctttaaaaagaatcataaagtatgtcaaaaccactGCTGAGTTCAGTGTGTGGTACAGCAAGgacacaaatgatgtcttagctGGATATTCTAATGCTGATTGGGCtgggaatgctgatgatagaaagagtacatTGAGGGGTTGTTTTTATGTGGGTAGCAATCTTGTCTCTtggatgagcaaaaagcaaaaCTCCATCTCATTATCCATTGTAGAAGCTGAGTACATCGTTGCCGGTAGCTGTTGCACCCAACTtctatggatgcaaaaactcctctaTGATTATGGTATTTGTTAA